In the genome of Populus trichocarpa isolate Nisqually-1 chromosome 6, P.trichocarpa_v4.1, whole genome shotgun sequence, one region contains:
- the LOC7454932 gene encoding oxysterol-binding protein-related protein 3B, translating into MAPPNDPKQSESGSSSGSGSGGGFFASIASSLSNFGTAMTRSVNGLVPYEGLEVVNPEGGTEDAEEEASKGRWKQEDRDSYWKMMQKYVGSDVTSMVTLPVLIFEPMSMLQKMAELMEYSHLLDLADECEDPYMRLVYSASFFISVYYAFQRTWKPFNPILGETYELTNHGDLTFISEQVSHHPPISAGHAENEHFTYDITSKVKTKFLGNSIEIYPLGRTRVTLKRDGVILDLVPPLTKVSNLIFGRTWIDSPGEMVLTNMTTGDKVVLYFQPCGWFGAGRYEVDGYVYNAAEEPQILMTGKWNGSMSYQPCDMEGEPRAGTEMKEVWRVAEAPKNDKFQYTHFAHKINSFDTAPKKLLGSDSRLRPDRYALEHGDISKAGYEKSSLEERQRAEKRNREVKGHQFTPRWFDRTDEIHPTPWGDLEVYQYNGKYSEHRAAIDSSGSIEETDIRSMEFNPWQFENLAAE; encoded by the exons ATGGCTCCTCCTAATGATCCCAAACAAAGCGAAAGCGGTAGCAGTAGCGGTAGCGGTAGCGGTGGTGGCTTCTTCGCTTCGATCGCTTCCAGTTTGTCCAATTTTGGTACCGCCATGACCAGATCAGTCAACGG TTTAGTGCCATATGAAGGACTGGAAGTCGTCAATCCTGAAGGAGGCACAGAAGATGCTGAAGAGGAAGCAAGTAAGGGAAGATGGAAACAAGAG GATCGGGACAGTTATTGGAAGATGATGCAAAAGTATGTAGGATCTGATGTTACATCTATGGTTACACTTCCTGTACTTATTTTCGAGCCAATGTCAATGCTGCAGAAAATGGCAGAG TTGATGGAGTACTCGCACCTGTTAGATCTTGCAGATGAATGCGAGGATCCCTACATGCGTTTGGTGTATAGTG CATCATTTTTCATATCTGTATACTATGCCTTTCAACGCACATGGAAGCCGTTTAATCCGATTCTTGGTGAGACTTATGAATTGACAAATCATGGAGACCTTACTTTTATATCAGAACAG GTTAGTCATCATCCGCCAATAAGCGCTGGACATGCTGAAAATGAGCATTTTACTTATGATATCACTTCCAAggtcaaaactaaatttttaggGAACTCAATCGAGATCTATCCTCTTGGGAG AACACGTGTGACACTCAAAAGAGATGGTGTAATTCTTGATTTGGTGCCTCCTCTAACGAAAGTGAGTAACTTAATCTTTGGACGAACTTGGATTGATTCACCAGGGGAGATGGTCCTGACAAACATGACAACAGGGGACAAAGTTGTACTGTATTTTCAACCATGTGGCTGGTTTGG AGCTGGTCGCTATGAGGTGGATGGATATGTATACAATGCTGCTGAGGAGCCCCAGATATTGATGACAGGGAAATGGAATGGATCAATGAGTTATCAACCCTGTGACATGGAAGGAGAGCCACGTGCAGGCACTGAAATGAAGGAG GTATGGAGGGTTGCAGAAGCTCCAAAGAACGATAAATTCCAGTATACTCATTTTGCTCACAAGATCAACAGCTTTGACACTGCTCCAAAGAAGTTACTAGGATCAGATTCCCGTTTACGCCCTGATAGATATGCTCTTGAACACGGTGATATATCCAAGGCTGGCTATGAGAAGAGCAG TCTGGAGGAGAGACAGAGAGCCGAGAAGCGAAACCGAGAGGTTAAGGGTCACCAGTTTACTCCAAGATGGTTTGACCGAACTGATGAGATTCACCCTACACCTTGGGGTGACTTAGAAGTGTACCAGTACAATGGCAAGTATTCTGAACACCGGGCTGCTATAGATAGTTCAGGTAGCATTGAAGAGACTGACATTAGATCTATGGAATTCAACCCGTGGCAGTTTGAAAATTTGGCAGCTGAATGA
- the LOC7487260 gene encoding telomere repeat-binding protein 5 — protein MVFQRRLDYGFDGYQVPVVPRASRSARGRGPIRKKSENNQKHAFEILASVAGEILQEEETSAPTNTACGKDLCNVKNTIQQEQVDRGKFLIIEPLLGEPCNEKAFACIPELQGHWHGNALNKFLHNQESFNSQGSFASERFDYPETIYVAEKLVVVNSKNAGGSSSCEMNGESSHARKIFKGKVEGLTERKPEAELVKSSSIESGTLLVKDGSEDAMDLDAGSIGHASVESNVKASLFKDCIGLCPFSRPCADVEVVSRDDDGKSSGCSQYGAMPKTSRPLSYTETRRMSNLTASRHWRAAPISKSGGYFRTDWKTKPPFRNGRTSYSCQRSQKIFPFKKRKFFDQSTLPTSDGAFHCEDIFNSSNKRTNGNDMVSATEASSSVKGQHASLDSRDCNVKLSIKSFKVPELFIEIPATATVGSLKRTVMEAITSILGDGLHVGILLQGKKVRDDNKTLLQTGISEDDKHSNLGFMLESRHAKMMSPPHTKNPSNLPFSAPGGITRHTTSLMLQEGTSHASSVPAETNFSSSVGSDLGAVCSLAKASTADKMSDSRALVPVPAIGRGALSVVPFNCKSMHPEFGQRRIRRPFTVSEVEALVQAVERLGTGRWRDVKLHAFDKANHRTYVDLKDKWKTLVHTARISPQQRRGEPVPQEVLDRVLAAHAYWSYRRQLVKAEV, from the exons ATGGTATTCCAAAGAAGGTTGGACTATGGTTTTGATGGCTACCAGGTTCCCGTGGTTCCTCGAGCATCTAGATCAGCTAGG GGGAGGGGACCGATCAGGAAGAAAAGTGAGAATAATCAGAAACATGCATTTGAAATTCTGGCTAGTGTAGCTGGAGAAATCTTGCAGGAGGAGGAAACTTCTGCTCCAACTAATACTGCTTGCGGTAAAGATCTTTGTAATGTTAAAAATACCATTCAACAGGAGCAAGTTGATAGAGGGAAGTTTCTTATAATAGAACCTTTGCTGGGAGAACCTTGTAATGAGAAAGCCTTTGCTTGCATTCCTGAGTTGCAAGGCCACTGGCATGGCAATGCATTGAATAAATTCTTGCATAACCAGGAAAGTTTCAACTCTCAGGGAAGCTTTGCTTCAGAGCGTTTTGATTATCCAGAAACAATATATGTTGCTGAAAAGTTGGTTGTTGTCAATAGCAAAAATGCTGGTGGAAGCTCTTCTTGTGAAATGAATGGAGAATCCTCTCATGCAAGGAAAATTTTTAAAGGCAAGGTAGAAGGTTTAACTGAGAGAAAGCCAGAAGCTGAATTAGTAAAAAGTAGCAGTATTGAAAGTGGAACTCTCCTTGTCAAAGATGGTTCAGAAGATGCAATGGATCTTGACGCAGGTTCTATTGGACATGCTAGTGTAGAAAGCAATGTAAAGGCATCTTTATTCAAGGATTGCATAGGCCTTTGTCCTTTTTCCAGGCCTTGCGCTGATGTAGAAGTAGTGAGCAGAGATGATGACGGAAAGTCTTCTGGGTGCTCTCAATATGGCGCCATGCCAAAGACTTCTAGGCCACTGTCATATACTGAAACTCGAAGAATGAGTAATCTTACTGCTTCCAGACACTGGCGAGCTGCTCCAATTTCGAAGAGTGGTGGCTACTTCAGAACTG ACTGGAAAACAAAACCACCTTTTCGCAATGGAAGAACCAGCTATAGCTGTCAAAGATCTCAGAAGATTTTTCCtttcaagaaaaggaaattctttGATCAAAGTACATTACCTACATCTGATGGAGCATTTCATTGTGAAGACATTTTTAATTCTTCTAATAAGAGGACCAATGGCAATGACATGGTCTCAG CAACTGAAGCATCATCCTCAGTAAAAGGCCAACATGCATCTCTGGATTCAAGAGACTGTAATG TGAAGCTAAGTATTAAATCATTTAAGGTTCCGGAACTCTTTATTGAGATCCCTGCAACAGCAACTGTTGGCTCATTAAAG AGGACAGTCATGGAAGCAATAACTTCTATACTTGGAGATGGACTACATGTTGGTATCCTTCTCCAAGGAAAGAAGGTTAGAGATGACAACAAAACCTTGCTCCAGACTGGAATCTCTGAAGATGATAAGCATAGTAATTTGGGTTTCATGTTGGAGTCCAGACATGCAAAAATGATGTCACCTCCCCACACTAAAAACCCTTCAAATTTACCTTTCAGTGCACCTGGTGGGATAACCAG GCATACAACTTCTTTGATGCTACAGGAAGGGACTTCCCATGCTTCCTCAGTTCCTGCAGAGACTAATTTTAGCAGCTCTGTTGGAAGTGATCTCGGTGCAGTTTGCTCTCTTGCCAAGGCTTCGACTGCTGATAAGATGTCAGATTCACGAGCTCTGGTTCCAGTTCCTGCAATTGGCCGGGGTGCGTTATCTGTAGTTCCCTTTAACTGCAAATCTATGCATCCTGAGTTTGGACAGCGCCGGATCAGGAGGCCATTTACAGTTTCAGAAGTAGAAGCCTTAGTTCAAGCAGTTGAGAGACTTGGAACTGGAAG GTGGCGTGATGTTAAATTGCATGCTTTTGACAAAGCAAACCATCGAACTTATGTTGATTTGAAG GATAAGTGGAAGACATTGGTGCACACGGCAAGAATCTCCCCTCAGCAAAGGAGGGGAGAACCGGTGCCGCAGGAGGTTCTAGACAGGGTCCTAGCTGCCCATGCCTACTGGTCATATCGGAGGCAACTGGTCAAAGCTGAAGTTTGA
- the LOC7487261 gene encoding scarecrow-like protein 9 isoform X3, with amino-acid sequence MDPRLRGYSISVNGTQLGNQPISVFSNQDPVSRPRFENTFVDHNCKEFHYIPPYPKPTDVTPYSNPTQKEDSPEDFDFSDVTLRYINQMLMEEDTEDKTCMLQDSLDLQVAEKSFYDVLGKKYPPSPEPNPTFISQNRGNLPDSLPCNYICSSRSDSGYVDDNAWIHNPSDYHSFQLQIPHVSSISQSSYSSSNSVITTVDGLVDSPSSNFKVPDWSGESRSILHFRKGVEEASRFLPSGNDLFLNIEANKFLSQEPKVRTGEVAIKVEKQDGGEHSPSGPRGKKNPHREDGDVEEGRSSKQLAVYTESTLRSDMFDKVLLCIPGEGQPDLTALREAFKSASIKNEQNGQAKGSSGGKGRGKKQSRKREVVDLRTLLINCAQAIAADDRRSANELLKQIRLHSSPFGDGNRRLAHCFADGLEARLAGTGSQIYKGLVSKRTSAADLLKAYRLYLAACPFRKVSNFVSNKTIKITAENSMRLHVIDFGILYGFQWPTFIHRLSCRPGGPPKLRMTGIEFPQPGFRPAERVEETGRRLAAYAKEFKVPFEYNAIAKKWETIQLEELKIDRDEVVVVNCLYRSKNLLDETVAVDSPRNIVLDLGGSECYSL; translated from the exons ATGGATCCTCGGTTAAGAGGTTATTCAATTTCAGTTAATGGAACCCAATTGGGAAACCAACCTATATCTGTGTTTTCGAATCAGGACCCTGTTTCCAGACCCAGATTCGAAAATACTTTCGTTGATCATAATTGTAAGGAGTTTCATTATATTCCGCCCTATCCAAAGCCAACTGATGTAACCCCATATTCAAATCCGACTCAAAAAGAAGACTCTCCCGAAGATTTTGACTTTTCAGATGTAACTTTGAGGTACATAAACCAGATGCTTATGGAAGAAGATACTGAAGATAAGACTTGTATGCTTCAAGACTCTTTAGATCTTCAAGTAGCCGAGAAATCCTTTTATGATGTTCTTGGCAAGAAGTACCCTCCTTCACCAGAACCAAACCCCACTTTCATCAGTCAAAATCGTGGGAACCTGCCTGATAGTTTACCCTGCAATTACATTTGTAGTAGTCGTAGTGATAGTGGCTATGTAGATGATAATGCTTGGATTCACAATCCAAGCGATTACCATTCCTTTCAACTACAGATTCCACATGTTTCTAGCATATCCCAATCATCATATAGCTCTTCAAACAGTGTAATCACTACTGTAGATGGGCTGGTGGATTCTCCTAGCAGTAATTTTAAAGTCCCTGATTGGAGCGGTGAGAGCCGATCTATTTTGCACTTCAGGAAGGGTGTTGAGGAGGCTAGCAGATTTCTTCCCAGTGGTAATGACTTGTTTCTTAATATTGAGGCCAATAAGTTTTTATCTCAAGAGCCAAAGGTGAGGACTGGTGAAGTTGCTATCAAGGTGGAGAAACAAGATGGGGGGGAGCACTCACCTAGTGGACCTAGGGGAAAGAAGAATCCTCATAGGGAGGATGGGGATGTTGAAGAAGGGAGGAGCAGCAAACAACTGGCTGTTTATACCGAATCCACTTTGCGATCAGATATGTTTGATAAGGTATTACTTTGTATCCCAGGAGAAGGTCAGCCTGATTTGACAGCTCTTCGCGAGGCCTTCAAGAGTGCATCGATAAAAAATGAGCAGAATGGACAGGCAAAGGGATCCAGTGGTGGGAAGGGTCGTGGTAAGAAACAAAGTAGGAAAAGGGAGGTGGTGGATTTGAGAACCCTTTTAATAAATTGTGCCCAAGCTATTGCGGCTGATGACCGGAGGAGCGCAAATGAATTGCTAAAGCAGATTAGGCTGCATTCCTCTCCTTTTGGGGATGGAAATCGGAGATTGGCTCATTGCTTTGCTGATGGTCTTGAGGCACGCTTGGCAGGTACTGGAAGTCAGATTTACAAAGGCCTTGTTAGTAAGAGAACATCTGCGGCTGATCTCTTGAAAGCATACCGTCTTTATCTTGCTGCATGCCCTTTTAGAAAGGTCTCTAATTTTGTCTCTAACAAGACAATAAAGATTACGGCAGAAAATTCAATGAGGCTTCATGTTATCGATTTTGGCATTCTTTATGGTTTCCAATGGCCCACCTTTATTCATCGGCTGTCATGCAGACCAGGTGGACCGCCAAAGCTTCGGATGACTGGAATAGAATTTCCCCAACCTGGATTTCGGCCAGCAGAGCGAGTTGAGGAAACTGGACGTCGCTTAGCAGCTTATGCTAAGGAGTTCAAAGTGCCCTTTGAGTACAATGCCATTGCAAAGAAATGGGAAACCATACAACTAGAGGAACTCAAGATTGACCGGGATGAAGTTGTTGTTGTTAACTGTCTGTATCGGTCTAAGAACTTACTTGATGAAACAGTGGCAGTGGACAGTCCGAGGAACATTGTTCTTGATCTG GGAGGCTCTGAATGTTATAGCTTGTGA
- the LOC7487261 gene encoding scarecrow-like protein 9 isoform X1, with product MDPRLRGYSISVNGTQLGNQPISVFSNQDPVSRPRFENTFVDHNCKEFHYIPPYPKPTDVTPYSNPTQKEDSPEDFDFSDVTLRYINQMLMEEDTEDKTCMLQDSLDLQVAEKSFYDVLGKKYPPSPEPNPTFISQNRGNLPDSLPCNYICSSRSDSGYVDDNAWIHNPSDYHSFQLQIPHVSSISQSSYSSSNSVITTVDGLVDSPSSNFKVPDWSGESRSILHFRKGVEEASRFLPSGNDLFLNIEANKFLSQEPKVRTGEVAIKVEKQDGGEHSPSGPRGKKNPHREDGDVEEGRSSKQLAVYTESTLRSDMFDKVLLCIPGEGQPDLTALREAFKSASIKNEQNGQAKGSSGGKGRGKKQSRKREVVDLRTLLINCAQAIAADDRRSANELLKQIRLHSSPFGDGNRRLAHCFADGLEARLAGTGSQIYKGLVSKRTSAADLLKAYRLYLAACPFRKVSNFVSNKTIKITAENSMRLHVIDFGILYGFQWPTFIHRLSCRPGGPPKLRMTGIEFPQPGFRPAERVEETGRRLAAYAKEFKVPFEYNAIAKKWETIQLEELKIDRDEVVVVNCLYRSKNLLDETVAVDSPRNIVLDLVRKINPEVFIHGITNGAYNAPFYVTRFREALFHFSAMFDMLETIVPREELERLVIERDIFGREALNVIACEGWERVERPETYKQWQVRCLRAGFVQLSFDREIVKQATVKVRQRYHKDFLIDEDSRWLLQGWKGRIIYTLSAWKPAKKV from the coding sequence ATGGATCCTCGGTTAAGAGGTTATTCAATTTCAGTTAATGGAACCCAATTGGGAAACCAACCTATATCTGTGTTTTCGAATCAGGACCCTGTTTCCAGACCCAGATTCGAAAATACTTTCGTTGATCATAATTGTAAGGAGTTTCATTATATTCCGCCCTATCCAAAGCCAACTGATGTAACCCCATATTCAAATCCGACTCAAAAAGAAGACTCTCCCGAAGATTTTGACTTTTCAGATGTAACTTTGAGGTACATAAACCAGATGCTTATGGAAGAAGATACTGAAGATAAGACTTGTATGCTTCAAGACTCTTTAGATCTTCAAGTAGCCGAGAAATCCTTTTATGATGTTCTTGGCAAGAAGTACCCTCCTTCACCAGAACCAAACCCCACTTTCATCAGTCAAAATCGTGGGAACCTGCCTGATAGTTTACCCTGCAATTACATTTGTAGTAGTCGTAGTGATAGTGGCTATGTAGATGATAATGCTTGGATTCACAATCCAAGCGATTACCATTCCTTTCAACTACAGATTCCACATGTTTCTAGCATATCCCAATCATCATATAGCTCTTCAAACAGTGTAATCACTACTGTAGATGGGCTGGTGGATTCTCCTAGCAGTAATTTTAAAGTCCCTGATTGGAGCGGTGAGAGCCGATCTATTTTGCACTTCAGGAAGGGTGTTGAGGAGGCTAGCAGATTTCTTCCCAGTGGTAATGACTTGTTTCTTAATATTGAGGCCAATAAGTTTTTATCTCAAGAGCCAAAGGTGAGGACTGGTGAAGTTGCTATCAAGGTGGAGAAACAAGATGGGGGGGAGCACTCACCTAGTGGACCTAGGGGAAAGAAGAATCCTCATAGGGAGGATGGGGATGTTGAAGAAGGGAGGAGCAGCAAACAACTGGCTGTTTATACCGAATCCACTTTGCGATCAGATATGTTTGATAAGGTATTACTTTGTATCCCAGGAGAAGGTCAGCCTGATTTGACAGCTCTTCGCGAGGCCTTCAAGAGTGCATCGATAAAAAATGAGCAGAATGGACAGGCAAAGGGATCCAGTGGTGGGAAGGGTCGTGGTAAGAAACAAAGTAGGAAAAGGGAGGTGGTGGATTTGAGAACCCTTTTAATAAATTGTGCCCAAGCTATTGCGGCTGATGACCGGAGGAGCGCAAATGAATTGCTAAAGCAGATTAGGCTGCATTCCTCTCCTTTTGGGGATGGAAATCGGAGATTGGCTCATTGCTTTGCTGATGGTCTTGAGGCACGCTTGGCAGGTACTGGAAGTCAGATTTACAAAGGCCTTGTTAGTAAGAGAACATCTGCGGCTGATCTCTTGAAAGCATACCGTCTTTATCTTGCTGCATGCCCTTTTAGAAAGGTCTCTAATTTTGTCTCTAACAAGACAATAAAGATTACGGCAGAAAATTCAATGAGGCTTCATGTTATCGATTTTGGCATTCTTTATGGTTTCCAATGGCCCACCTTTATTCATCGGCTGTCATGCAGACCAGGTGGACCGCCAAAGCTTCGGATGACTGGAATAGAATTTCCCCAACCTGGATTTCGGCCAGCAGAGCGAGTTGAGGAAACTGGACGTCGCTTAGCAGCTTATGCTAAGGAGTTCAAAGTGCCCTTTGAGTACAATGCCATTGCAAAGAAATGGGAAACCATACAACTAGAGGAACTCAAGATTGACCGGGATGAAGTTGTTGTTGTTAACTGTCTGTATCGGTCTAAGAACTTACTTGATGAAACAGTGGCAGTGGACAGTCCGAGGAACATTGTTCTTGATCTGGTAAGGAAGATAAATCCTGAAGTTTTCATTCATGGGATTACAAATGGGGCATACAATGCTCCTTTCTATGTTACTCGATTTCGAGAGGCACTGTTTCACTTTTCTGCAATGTTTGATATGCTTGAAACTATTGTTCCCCGTGAAGAATTAGAGAGGTTGGTGATTGAGAGAGATATTTTTGGCAGGGAGGCTCTGAATGTTATAGCTTGTGAAGGCTGGGAGAGAGTGGAGAGGCCAGAAACATACAAGCAATGGCAGGTCCGTTGCTTGAGGGCTGGGTTTGTGCAGTTGTCTTTTGACCGGGAGATAGTGAAGCAAGCAACTGTTAAAGTGAGGCAGCGTTACCACAAAGATTTTCTGATCGATGAAGATAGCCGGTGGCTATTGCAAGGATGGAAGGGACGAATCATCTATACCCTTTCTGCTTGGAAACCTGCTAAAAAAGTTTGA
- the LOC7487261 gene encoding scarecrow-like protein 9 isoform X2, which translates to MLMEEDTEDKTCMLQDSLDLQVAEKSFYDVLGKKYPPSPEPNPTFISQNRGNLPDSLPCNYICSSRSDSGYVDDNAWIHNPSDYHSFQLQIPHVSSISQSSYSSSNSVITTVDGLVDSPSSNFKVPDWSGESRSILHFRKGVEEASRFLPSGNDLFLNIEANKFLSQEPKVRTGEVAIKVEKQDGGEHSPSGPRGKKNPHREDGDVEEGRSSKQLAVYTESTLRSDMFDKVLLCIPGEGQPDLTALREAFKSASIKNEQNGQAKGSSGGKGRGKKQSRKREVVDLRTLLINCAQAIAADDRRSANELLKQIRLHSSPFGDGNRRLAHCFADGLEARLAGTGSQIYKGLVSKRTSAADLLKAYRLYLAACPFRKVSNFVSNKTIKITAENSMRLHVIDFGILYGFQWPTFIHRLSCRPGGPPKLRMTGIEFPQPGFRPAERVEETGRRLAAYAKEFKVPFEYNAIAKKWETIQLEELKIDRDEVVVVNCLYRSKNLLDETVAVDSPRNIVLDLVRKINPEVFIHGITNGAYNAPFYVTRFREALFHFSAMFDMLETIVPREELERLVIERDIFGREALNVIACEGWERVERPETYKQWQVRCLRAGFVQLSFDREIVKQATVKVRQRYHKDFLIDEDSRWLLQGWKGRIIYTLSAWKPAKKV; encoded by the coding sequence ATGCTTATGGAAGAAGATACTGAAGATAAGACTTGTATGCTTCAAGACTCTTTAGATCTTCAAGTAGCCGAGAAATCCTTTTATGATGTTCTTGGCAAGAAGTACCCTCCTTCACCAGAACCAAACCCCACTTTCATCAGTCAAAATCGTGGGAACCTGCCTGATAGTTTACCCTGCAATTACATTTGTAGTAGTCGTAGTGATAGTGGCTATGTAGATGATAATGCTTGGATTCACAATCCAAGCGATTACCATTCCTTTCAACTACAGATTCCACATGTTTCTAGCATATCCCAATCATCATATAGCTCTTCAAACAGTGTAATCACTACTGTAGATGGGCTGGTGGATTCTCCTAGCAGTAATTTTAAAGTCCCTGATTGGAGCGGTGAGAGCCGATCTATTTTGCACTTCAGGAAGGGTGTTGAGGAGGCTAGCAGATTTCTTCCCAGTGGTAATGACTTGTTTCTTAATATTGAGGCCAATAAGTTTTTATCTCAAGAGCCAAAGGTGAGGACTGGTGAAGTTGCTATCAAGGTGGAGAAACAAGATGGGGGGGAGCACTCACCTAGTGGACCTAGGGGAAAGAAGAATCCTCATAGGGAGGATGGGGATGTTGAAGAAGGGAGGAGCAGCAAACAACTGGCTGTTTATACCGAATCCACTTTGCGATCAGATATGTTTGATAAGGTATTACTTTGTATCCCAGGAGAAGGTCAGCCTGATTTGACAGCTCTTCGCGAGGCCTTCAAGAGTGCATCGATAAAAAATGAGCAGAATGGACAGGCAAAGGGATCCAGTGGTGGGAAGGGTCGTGGTAAGAAACAAAGTAGGAAAAGGGAGGTGGTGGATTTGAGAACCCTTTTAATAAATTGTGCCCAAGCTATTGCGGCTGATGACCGGAGGAGCGCAAATGAATTGCTAAAGCAGATTAGGCTGCATTCCTCTCCTTTTGGGGATGGAAATCGGAGATTGGCTCATTGCTTTGCTGATGGTCTTGAGGCACGCTTGGCAGGTACTGGAAGTCAGATTTACAAAGGCCTTGTTAGTAAGAGAACATCTGCGGCTGATCTCTTGAAAGCATACCGTCTTTATCTTGCTGCATGCCCTTTTAGAAAGGTCTCTAATTTTGTCTCTAACAAGACAATAAAGATTACGGCAGAAAATTCAATGAGGCTTCATGTTATCGATTTTGGCATTCTTTATGGTTTCCAATGGCCCACCTTTATTCATCGGCTGTCATGCAGACCAGGTGGACCGCCAAAGCTTCGGATGACTGGAATAGAATTTCCCCAACCTGGATTTCGGCCAGCAGAGCGAGTTGAGGAAACTGGACGTCGCTTAGCAGCTTATGCTAAGGAGTTCAAAGTGCCCTTTGAGTACAATGCCATTGCAAAGAAATGGGAAACCATACAACTAGAGGAACTCAAGATTGACCGGGATGAAGTTGTTGTTGTTAACTGTCTGTATCGGTCTAAGAACTTACTTGATGAAACAGTGGCAGTGGACAGTCCGAGGAACATTGTTCTTGATCTGGTAAGGAAGATAAATCCTGAAGTTTTCATTCATGGGATTACAAATGGGGCATACAATGCTCCTTTCTATGTTACTCGATTTCGAGAGGCACTGTTTCACTTTTCTGCAATGTTTGATATGCTTGAAACTATTGTTCCCCGTGAAGAATTAGAGAGGTTGGTGATTGAGAGAGATATTTTTGGCAGGGAGGCTCTGAATGTTATAGCTTGTGAAGGCTGGGAGAGAGTGGAGAGGCCAGAAACATACAAGCAATGGCAGGTCCGTTGCTTGAGGGCTGGGTTTGTGCAGTTGTCTTTTGACCGGGAGATAGTGAAGCAAGCAACTGTTAAAGTGAGGCAGCGTTACCACAAAGATTTTCTGATCGATGAAGATAGCCGGTGGCTATTGCAAGGATGGAAGGGACGAATCATCTATACCCTTTCTGCTTGGAAACCTGCTAAAAAAGTTTGA
- the LOC7487262 gene encoding uncharacterized protein At5g02240: MTTTVTVTRVPLIFSGHFLNNKNGRASQSAVHLLGSISNSNTSSASRSSFSSSLTATTRIRRAGFAVLASNSMAPSIVLVTGAGGRTGSIVYKKLKERSEQYVARGLVRTEESKEKIGGAEDVFVGDIRESKSIVPAIQGIDSLIILTSAVPKMKPGSDPSKGRPEFYFEDGAFPEQVDWIGQKNQIDAAKAAGVKQIVLVGSMGGTNLNHPLNSLGNGNILVWKRKAEQYLADSGVPYTILRAGGLQDKEGGVRELLVGKDDELLQTETRTIARADVAEVCIQALQYEEAQFKAFDLASKPEGTGTPANDFKALFSQVTARF, translated from the exons ATGACAACCACCGTCACCGTGACACGTGTTCCATTGATTTTCTCCGgtcattttcttaataataaaaacggGCGTGCTTCACAATCGGCCGTACACCTTTTAGGTAGCATTAGCAATAGCAATACTAGCAGTGCTAGTCGTAGCTCATTTTCTTCGTCACTAACAGCAACAACGCGCATAAGGAGAGCAGGGTTCGCTGTATTAGCTTCAAATTCAATGGCTCCAAGCATTGTCCTTGTCACTGGAGCTGGTGGCAGAACTG GTTCCATAGTTTATAAGAAACTGAAGGAGAGGTCTGAACAATATGTTGCAAGGGGTTTGGTAAGAACTGAAGAGAGCAAGGAGAAAATTGGAGGAGCTGAGGATGTTTTTGTTGGGGATATAAGGGAATCCAAAAGCATTGTTCCTGCGATCCAAGGAATTGATTCTCTGATCATCCTGACAAGTGCAGTGCCAAAGATGAAACCTGGGTCTGATCCATCCAAAGGCAGGCCTGAGTTCTATTTTGAAGATGGAGCATTTCCTGAGCAG gttgACTGGATTGGtcagaaaaatcaaatagatgCTG CTAAGGCCGCAGGAGTTAAGCAAATTGTGCTGGTTGGATCTATGGGTGGAACAAACCTAAATCATCCCTTGAACAGTTTGGGTAATGGGAATATACTG GTTTGGAAGAGAAAGGCTGAGCAGTATTTGGCCGACTCTGGTGTTCCATACACAATTCTAAG GGCTGGAGGCCTGCAAGACAAAGAAGGAGGTGTCCGAGAATTACTTGTTGGAAAAGATGACGAGCTTCTTCAGACAGAGACAAGAACCATTGCCAGAGCTGATGTTGCAGAAGTCTGCATTCAG GCACTACAGTACGAAGAGGCTCAATTTAAGGCATTTGATCTGGCCTCAAAACCAGAGGGAACTGGCACCCCAGCCAATGATTTTAAGGCTCTCTTTTCTCAAGTCACTGCTCGTTTTTGA